From Nicotiana tabacum cultivar K326 chromosome 22, ASM71507v2, whole genome shotgun sequence, one genomic window encodes:
- the LOC107799256 gene encoding uncharacterized protein LOC107799256, whose protein sequence is MFLESIDASDSSTDSTKMYSLFKSTIDSIGAENVVQVATNNASENVKAGDLMYVGNPYIYWTPCAAHFINLIFGDIFKERPFSTVFNHAIRMHSYIVQMSLLLNMMKRFTKKRSLVKPAKTRSATAFLTLHRMYEQKSNLKKLFVSDEYTNNAYGKEARGRESADIILSPSFWNNVVHALKFGGPLVKVLRLVVGSKGHQWATCTKQWIGQRRLEQRKYKRVFEIIYKRWDSKLHSPLHAAGLVLNPELFMTMKRGF, encoded by the coding sequence ATGTTTCTTGAGTCCATTGATGCAAGCGACTCTTCGACTGATTCAACCAAAATGTACTCCTTGTTCAAGAGTACAATAGACTCTATTGGAGCAGAAAATGTTGTTCAAGTTGCCACGAACAACGCCAGTGAAAATGTTAAAGCTGGTGATTTGATGTATGTTGGGAACCCGTATATCTATTGGACTCCGTGTGCAGCACATTTCATTAATTTGATCTTCGGTgacattttcaaggaaagaccCTTCAGTACAGTCTTTAATCATGCAATTAGAATGCATTCCTATATTGTTCAAAtgtctttgttattgaatatgatGAAGAGATTCACTAAAAAAAGAAGCTTGGTGAAACCTGCAAAAACAAGATCTGCTACTGCTTTCTTGACTTTGCATAGGATGTATGAGCAAAAAAGCAATTTGAAGAAGTTGTTTGTTTCAGATGAGTACACTAATAATGCCTATGGAAAGGAAGCTCGAGGGAGAGAATCCGCAGATATTATACTTTCTCCTTCATTCTGGAACAATGTGGTTCATGCATTGAAGTTTGGTGGTCCTTTAGTTAAAGTGCTACGTTTGGTGGTTGGGAGCAAAGGCCACCAATGGGCTACCTGTACGAAGCAATGGATAGGGCAAAGGAGGCTTgaacaaagaaaatacaaaagagtCTTTGAGATCATATATAAAAGGTGGGATAGT
- the LOC107799257 gene encoding U-box domain-containing protein 4-like: protein MEISLLKVLLNNISCFSHLSSSDHISGELVRRYYCKIEDILKLVKPILDAIVDVEAASGELLLKAFAGLAQCVDELRELFETLEPLCSKVYFVLQAEPLIGKIRSCSLEILELLKSSHKSLPADVTLTTLELYILKIKYVDYEMISVTITKVIKAQVEGLGTSSDSFAKIADCLSLNSNQELLIELVALEKLKENAEQAEKSEVVEYIEQMITLVSHMHDCFVTTKQSQSCTAVPIPPDFCCPLSLELMTDPVIVASGQTYERAFIRRWIDLGLTVCPKTRQTLGHTNLIPNYTVKALIANWCEINNVKLPDPMKSLSLNQPSLSPDSTQSSGSPRKSLISSTVSQREESSPSHPRSSSEESLPGVGGNILAFDVERMRIKSEDRMAHSGEISSHGHSTLVADDQFPLGHNRTTSAPSTLSNSNFSPVIPGDGNKLSEDSSVASGDVGLDSKPAASVLPKEPEFPYTPEMRPRNQLIWRRPTERFPRIVSSATVERRADLSEVEEQVKKLIEELKSTSLDMQRNATAELRLLAKHNMDNRMVIANCGAISSLVNLLHSKDMKVQEDAVTALLNLSINDNNKCAIANADAIEPLIHVLQTGSAEAKENSAATLFSLSVMEENKMKIGRSGAIKPLVDLLGNGTPRGKKDAATALFNLSILHENKSRIIQAGAVKYLVELMDPATGMVDKAVAVLSNLATIPEGRAEIGQEGGIPLLVEVVELGSARGKENAAAALLQLCTNSSRFCNMVLQEGAVPPLVALSQSGTPRAREKAQQLLSYFRNQRHGNAGRG, encoded by the exons ATGGAGATATCATTGTTAAAAGTGCTTCTCAACAATATCTCCTGTTTTTCCCATTTATCATCAAGTGATCACATAAGTGGTGAACTGGTTCGTAGATATTATTGTAAGATTGAGGATATACTGAAGCTTGTAAAGCCGATTCTTGACGCCATCGTTGATGTTGAAGCTGCTTCTGGTGAGCTGCTTCTGAAAGCGTTTGCTGGGCTGGCTCAATGTGTTGATGAACTGAGGGAGCTATTCGAAACCTTGGAACCGCTGTGCAGTAAAGTTTATTTT GTCCTGCAAGCTGAACCATTGATTGGGAAAATTCGATCATGTAGCCTGGAAATACTTGAGCTTCTTAAATCTTCTCATAAAAGCCTTCCAGCTGATGTAACTTTGACAACTCTTGAG CTCTATATACTGAAAATTAAGTATGTAGATTATGAAATGATATCAGTGACAATCACAAAGGTTATTAAAGCTCAAGTGGAAGGCTTGGGAACCAGCTCAGATAGCTTTGCCAAAATTGCTGATTGCCTAAGCTTGAACTCAAACCAAGAGCTTTTGATTGAGCTTGTGGCCCTTGAAAAATTGAAAGAGAATGCTGAACAAGCTGAAAAGAGTGAAGTTGTTGAATATATTGAGCAAATGATAACTCTTGTTTCTCATATGCACGATTGCTTTGTTACTACAAAACAGTCCCAGAGTTGTACCGCTGTGCCAATACCTCCTGATTTTTGCTGTCCTCTTTCACTTGAGTTGATGACTGACCCTGTAATTGTCGCTTCTGGTCAAACCTATGAGAGGGCTTTTATTAGGAGATGGATTGATCTTGGCCTCACTGTTTGCCCCAAAACACGGCAAACTCTGGGACATACAAATCTCATTCCTAATTACACTGTTAAGGCACTTATCGCAAACTGGTGCGAAATAAACAATGTAAAGCTGCCTGATCCCATGAAGTCTTTGAGCTTGAACCAGCCATCTTTGTCACCAGACTCCACGCAATCTTCAGGTTCTCCGAGAAAGAGTTTGATTTCATCAACTGTAAGCCAAAGAGAAGAATCATCTCCATCTCATCCCCGTTCCTCTTCAGAGGAATCTTTACCTGGAGTTGGTGGTAATATTCTTGCTTTTGATGTTGAAAGGATGCGTATTAAGAGTGAAGACCGGATGGCCCACTCCGGAGAGATAAGTTCACATGGTCATAGTACATTAGTAGCTGATGACCAGTTCCCTCTGGGTCATAATCGAACAACCTCGGCACCTAGCACGCTTTCTAATTCAAACTTTTCCCCGGTAATTCCTGGTGATGGAAACAAGTTGTCAGAAGATTCTTCTGTTGCTTCAGGGGATGTTGGGTTGGATTCCAAGCCTGCTGCTTCTGTCCTTCCAAAGGAGCCAGAATTTCCATATACACCAGAGATGAGACCTCGTAATCAACTGATCTGGCGCAGACCAACCGAGAGGTTTCCAAGAATAGTTTCTTCCGCTACAGTTGAAAGAAGGGCTGATCTTTCAGAAGTTGAGGAGCAAGTAAAAAAGTTGATTGAGGAGTTGAAGAGCACTTCCCTTGATATGCAGAGAAATGCTACAGCTGAACTCCGGTTACTTGCCAAGCATAATATGGATAACCGTATGGTAATTGCAAATTGTGGCGCTATCAGCTCGTTGGTTAACCTACTTCACTCAAAAGACATGAAAGTACAGGAAGATGCTGTTACTGCACTTCTCAACTTGTCAATTAATGACAACAACAAGTGTGCCATTGCAAATGCTGATGCAATCGAACCTCTGATTCATGTCCTCCAAACAGGGAGCGCCGAGGCCAAAGAAAATTCTGCTGCTACTCTTTTTAGCCTTTCCGTGATGGAGGAAAACAAGATGAAGATTGGGAGGTCTGGAGCAATCAAACCTCTTGTTGATTTACTGGGAAATGGAACTCCAAGGGGCAAGAAAGATGCAGCGACAGCTTTATTTAACTTGTCAATACTTCATGAGAACAAGTCTCGTATAATACAGGCTGGTGCGGTAAAGTATCTCGTAGAGTTGATGGACCCTGCTACTGGGATGGTTGACAAGGCTGTTGCAGTTTTGTCCAACCTTGCTACCATTCCCGAGGGACGAGCAGAAATCGGTCAGGAAGGAGGGATTCCTCTTCTTGTTGAGGTTGTTGAGCTGGGCTCCGCAAGGGGTAAGGAGAATGCAGCAGCTGCTCTCTTGCAACTATGCACTAACAGTAGCAGGTTCTGCAACATGGTTCTCCAGGAAGGAGCTGTACCTCCATTAGTGGCATTGTCACAGTCCGGCACCCCAAGAGCAAGAGAAAAG GCTCAACAACTACTTAGCTACTTCCGAAATCAACGCCATGGTAATGCAGGAAGAGGTTGA